The following are from one region of the Mangifera indica cultivar Alphonso chromosome 14, CATAS_Mindica_2.1, whole genome shotgun sequence genome:
- the LOC123195556 gene encoding protease Do-like 9: MPDLRKRGRKPPETETITMDYQYTNPTSQNDDAAVANTHHNPSSPRRTRGRARRSLTEDENNSGNVNNSNSNIGHLASLERSRHGDANEITILPSRWDSVAVKAVPSMDAVVKVFCVHTEPNFSLAWQRKRQYSSSSSGFIVGGRRVLTNAHSVEHHTQVKLKKRGSDTKYLATVLSIGTECDIAMLTVNDDEFWEGVSPVEFGDLPALQDAVTVVGYPIGGDTISVTSGVISRMEILSYAHGSTELLGLQIDAAINSGNSGGPAFSDKGKCVGIAFQSLKHEDVENIGYVIPTPVIMHFIQDYERNGAYTGFPILGVEWQKMENPDLRMAMGMRRAQKGVRIRRIEPTAPESQVLKPSDIIISFDGIDIANDGTGKVLVRNLGREKWSLHFFRLLPYCSHVPFRHGERISFSYLVSQKYTGDTAIVKVLRNSEVLEFNIKLATHKRLIPAHINGQPPSYYIIAGFVFTAVTVPYLRSEYGKDYEFDAPVKLLDKLLHAMAQSVDEQVVVISQVLVADVNIGYEEIVNTQVLAFNGKPVRNLKSLADMVESCEDEYLKFDLEYQQIVVLQTKAAKAATSFILSTHCIPSAMSDDLKT; the protein is encoded by the exons ATGCCGGACCTGAGAAAACGTGGACGCAAACCCCCCGAAACCGAAACTATAACCATGGACTATCAATACACCAACCCCACTTCCCAAAACGACGACGCCGCCGTCGCCAATACTCATCATAACCCTTCTTCCCCTCGCCGTACACGTGGCCGCGCCAGACGAAGCCTCACCGAAGACGAAAACAACAGCGGCAACGTTAACAATTCAAACTCTAACATCGGCCATTTGGCTTCACTGGAACGGAGCAGACACGGGGATGCGAATGAAATAACGATATTGCCCTCGCGGTGGGACAGCGTGGCAGTTAAAGCCGTGCCGTCGATGGATGCTGTCGTGAAAGTGTTTTGTGTGCACACGGAGCCGAATTTCTCGCTGGCGTGGCAGAGGAAACGGCAGTATAGTTCGAGTAGTAGTGGCTTTATTGTGGGGGGAAGAAGAGTTTTAACTAATGCTCATTCGGTTGAGCATCATACGCAAGTCAAATTGAAGAAGCGGGGCTCCGATACGAAATATTTGGCCACTGTTTTGTCTATTGGGACCGAGTGTGATATTG CAATGTTGACTGTTAATGATGATGAGTTCTGGGAAGGAGTTTCACCAGTGGAGTTTGGAGATTTACCAGCTCTCCAAGATGCTGTCACTGTTGTGGGGTATCCGATTGGGGGTGACACTATCTCTGTGACAAGTGGGGTTATTTCACGCATGGAGATACTATCTTATGCCCATGGCTCAACTGAACTTCTGGGACTGCAG ATAGATGCAGCTATAAATTCTGGAAATTCTGGTGGACCTGCATTTAGTGACAAGGGCAAATGTGTTGGCATTGCATTTCAATCTCTAAAACATGAAGATGTGGAAAATATAGGTTATGTGATACCCACGCCTGTTATTATGCACTTTATTCAAGATTATGAGAGAAATGGTGCTTACACAG GTTTTCCGATTCTTGGAGTTGAGTGGCAGAAGATGGAAAATCCTGATTTGCGCATGGCAATGGGGATGAGACGTGCACAAAAGGGTGTTCGCATTAGAAGAATTGAACCAACAGCTCCGGAGTCTCAGGTTTTGAAGCCATCTGATATAATCATTAGCTTTGATGGTATTGATATTGCTAATGATGGAACAG GGAAAGTTCTTGTGAGGAATTTAGGGAGGGAAAAGTGGAGTTTACATTTCTTCCGACTATTGCCTTATTGCTCTCATG TTCCATTCAGGCATGGGGAGCGCATAAGTTTTAGTTACCTAGTTTCTCAAAAGTACACTGGGGATACTGCTATTGTAAAAGTTCTCCGAAATTCAGAAGTTCTAGAATTCAACATAAAGCTTGCAACTCATAAGCGGCTCATCCCAGCTCACATCAATGGCCAACCTCCTTCTTATTACATAATTGCAGGATTTGTCTTTACAGCTGTAACTGTTCCATATCTGCGTTCTGAG TATGGAAAGGATTATGAATTTGATGCTCCAGTCAAATTGCTGGATAAGCTTTTGCACGCAATGGCACAATCTGTGGATGAACAGGTTGTTGTCATTTCCCAG GTGCTTGTGGCTGATGTCAATATTGGATATGAGGAAATTGTCAATACTCAG GTTCTTGCTTTCAATGGTAAGCCTGTGAGGAATCTTAAAAGCCTAGCTGACATGGTTGAGAGTTGTgaagatgaatatttaaaatttgatctgGAGTACCAACAG ATAGTGGTCCTACAGACTAAGGCAGCCAAGGCAGCCACCTCTTTCATCCTTTCAACACATTGCATACCTTCTGCTATGTCAGATGATCTCAAAACCTGA
- the LOC123195557 gene encoding WAT1-related protein At3g28050-like gives MAWRYCYRDVLPFTAMVSMECVNVGLNTLFKAATLQGMSYHVFIVYAYAIAALVLLPAPFFSYRSRVLPPLTFSILCKIGLLGLIGSSSQIMGYTGINLSSPTLASAISNLTPAFTFILAIFFRMEKLACRKASSQAKVLGTFVSIAGAFLVTLYKGHPIFMLSSPTVPLAQPQPLHSSNSNWAIGGLFLTAEYILVPLWYIVQTQIMKEYPAELTVVFFYNLCVSLVAAVVGLIAERDSSAWRVRPNIALASIVCSGLFGSCMNNTVHTWALRLKGPVFVAMFKPLSIAIAVAMGVMFLGDTLYLGSLIGATIISIGFYTVMWGKAKEEIGEDSEGGSLESAQAAQKVPLLQKHKNDLV, from the exons ATGGCATGGAGGTATTGTTACCGAGATGTGCTGCCGTTCACGGCCATGGTGTCGATGGAATGTGTAAACGTCGGCTTAAACACCCTCTTCAAAGCAGCAACGTTACAGGGGATGAGTTACCATGTTTTTATTGTCTATGCCTACGCTATTGCTGCTCTTGTTCTTCTCCCTGCTCCATTCTTCTCTTACAG ATCGAGAGTTCTTCCTCCACTCACCTTCTCTATACTGTGTAAAATTGGTCTTCTAGGCCTAATTGG GAGTTCATCTCAGATCATGGGTTATACAGGAATCAATTTGAGCTCTCCAACGCTTGCTTCAGCTATCAGCAACCTCACTCCAGCTTTCACCTTCATCCTTGCCATCTTTTTCAG GATGGAGAAGCTAGCTTGCAGAAAAGCAAGTAGTCAGGCTAAAGTGTTGGGCACTTTTGTGTCAATAGCTGGAGCATTTTTGGTTACCCTCTATAAGGGTCACCCAATTTTTATGCTTTCATCTCCAACTGTTCCCCTTGCTCAGCCTCAACCTCTGCATTCCTCAAACTCCAATTGGGCAATTGGTGGCCTTTTTCTCACAGCTGAGTATATTCTTGTGCCACTGTGGTACATTGTTCAG ACACAGATAATGAAGGAGTACCCGGCAGAATTGACCGTTGTCTTCTTCTATAATTTATGCGTTAGCTTAGTTGCAGCTGTTGTTGGATTGATTGCAGAAAGGGATTCCAGTGCCTGGAGAGTGAGGCCGAATATAGCCCTGGCCTCCATTGTGTGCTCG GGACTCTTTGGATCATGCATGAACAACACTGTTCACACATGGGCGTTGAGATTGAAAGGGCCGGTCTTCGTAGCAATGTTCAAGCCCCTATCTATTGCCATTGCAGTCGCAATGGGTGTCATGTTTCTCGGAGACACTCTCTATCTTGGAAG TCTTATTGGAGCAACAATAATCTCTATCGGCTTCTATACTGTAATGTGGGGAAAAGCGAAAGAGGAAATTGGTGAAGACTCTGAAGGTGGTAGCCTGGAATCAGCACAAGCTGCACAGAAAGTCCCTTTACTGCAAAAACATAAGAACGATCTAGTGTAG